Proteins from one Telopea speciosissima isolate NSW1024214 ecotype Mountain lineage chromosome 1, Tspe_v1, whole genome shotgun sequence genomic window:
- the LOC122639347 gene encoding protein ABSCISIC ACID-INSENSITIVE 5-like: protein MVVSGSEAVIHDKVGLGRQAAEEINSSKTHSLGMQSSIFSLTLDEFQNSHCKNGKNFGSMNMDEFLNNIWTAEENQANHFIKHQQSSFLPRQVSLTLQSPLYRKTVEEVWAEIRGEQEEEEEEEEQADNTHRQPTIGEMTLEDFLVKAGVVREACRPSSAQLNLVAPLQGGAPAHVAQPYGLYLNNNNATALEKHNFGIDVMGVPSNYQTFPPPSGGVMGEMSNYPAIGGVCFGGRAGNGGGAYGVTVSPASSGSSDGICGENSGPMENRYVGAEIGGIRGRKRMIDGPVEVVVERRQRRMIKNRESAARSRARKQAYTVELEAELNQLKEENAHLKRILAETEEKKRQEMQDEMKEIKPSTKAQMAEEKLRMMRRSFSFPNGLC, encoded by the exons ATGGTGGTTTCGGGATCGGAAGCAGTGATCCATGACAAGGTAGGGTTGGGAAGGCAGGCAGCGGAGGAGATAAATTCTTCGAAGACACACTCATTGGGAATGCAATCCTCCATCTTCTCCCTCACCCTCGACGAATTTCAGAACAGCCATTGTAAGAACGGGAAGAACTTTGGGTCGATGAACATGGACGAGTTCCTTAACAACATTTGGACTGCGGAGGAAAACCAAGCTAACCATTTCATCAAACACCAGCAAAGCAGCTTCTTACCCCGGCAAGTTTCTCTTACTCTTCAATCTCCTCTTTACAGGAAGACAGTAGAGGAGGTGTGGGCCGAAATCCgaggagagcaagaagaagaagaggaagaggaagaacaggcTGACAATACCCATCGCCAACCCACCATCGGGGAAATGACTCTGGAAGATTTTTTAGTAAAAGCTGGAGTGGTTAGGGAAGCATGTAGGCCTTCTTCTGCTCAGCTTAATCTGGTGGCGCCGCTACAAGGAGGTGCACCGGCACATGTGGCACAACCGTACGGACTTTACCTGAATAATAATAATGCGACTGCCTTGGAAAAACACAATTTCGGGATAGATGTCATGGGTGTTCCTTCGAACTACCAAACATTTCCTCCACCTAGTGGTGGGGTTATGGGGGAGATGTCTAATTATCCGGCGATTGGGGGTGTCTGTTTTGGAGGGAGAGCGGGAAACGGTGGTGGTGCATACGGAGTGACGGTTTCGCCGGCAAGTTCAGGGTCTTCTGATGGCATATGTGGAGAGAATTCTGGTCCAATGGAGAATCGATACGTGGGAGCGGAGATTGGAGGGATAAGAGGGAGGAAGAGGATGATAGATGGTCctgtggaggtggtggtggagaggaGACAACGAAGGATGATCAAGAACCGAGAATCGGCCGCCAGATCCCGTGCCAGAAAACAG GCATACACGGTGGAGCTGGAAGCAGAGCTGAACCAACTGAAGGAGGAGAATGCTCACCTCAAGCGAATTCTG GCGGAaactgaggagaagaagaggcagGAG ATGCAGGATGAGATGAAGGAAATAAAGCCTTCAACAAAAGCGCAAATGGCAGAGGAGAAGTTGAGAATGATGAGGAGAAGCTTCAGCTTTCCTAATGGACTCTGCTGA
- the LOC122667797 gene encoding germin-like protein subfamily 3 member 2, with translation MNGNHIIMASDPDPVQDFCILYTPKPDSVRVGRTSSLQRCKNASEATADDFIFSGIKSAGDFKESGFSTLSINPTAFPGLNTLGMSFVRADLDVGGINVPHFHPRATEVALVLEGKVYSGFVDSANRIYAKVIEKGEVIVFPKGLLHFQMNVGDSPATIYGSFNSQNPGLQRIPAAVFGSGIKEELLKKAFGLSGKQIDEMRRKFKPED, from the coding sequence ATGAATGGAAACCACATAATCATGGCGTCCGACCCAGATCCTGTCCAAGATTTCTGCATTCTCTATACACCAAAGCCTGACTCGGTAAGAGTCGGCAGAACCAGTAGTCTCCAACGGTGCAAGAACGCATCGGAAGCTACCGCAGACGATTTCATCTTCTCCGGAATAAAATCCGCCGGCGACTTCAAAGAGTCTGGCTTTTCAACCTTGTCTATCAACCCCACAGCCTTTCCGGGGCTTAACACTCTGGGGATGTCGTTCGTGCGAGCAGACCTTGATGTGGGTGGCATCAATGTGCCTCATTTCCATCCCAGAGCCACAGAGGTTGCATTGGTGCTGGAAGGAAAGGTTTACTCGGGTTTCGTCGATTCAGCTAATCGGATTTATGCGAAAGTGATTGAGAAAGGGGAGGTGATAGTGTTTCCAAAGGGTCTGTTGCATTTCCAGATGAACGTCGGAGATTCGCCGGCGACGATTTACGGGAGCTTTAACAGCCAGAACCCTGGATTGCAGAGAATCCCCGCGGCGGTTTTTGGGTCAGGGATAAAAGAAGAGCTCTTGAAGAAGGCGTTTGGATTGAGTGGAAAGCAGATTGATGAGATGAGGAGGAAGTTCAAACCAGAGGATTGA